The following are encoded in a window of Salmo trutta chromosome 27, fSalTru1.1, whole genome shotgun sequence genomic DNA:
- the gtf2h3 gene encoding general transcription factor IIH subunit 3, whose product MVMASEDEVSLLVIVVDVNPIWWGQQANREPQFTLSKCLDAVMVMGNSHLVMTRTNKLAIIASHCQESHFLYPCKLWKSGDGHGDDNASTSGDGKYELLSVANDFIAEEIKNLMSRTEVKGNQTDTLLAGSLAKALCYIHRVAKELEAGQEMKSRILVVKAAEDCALQYMNFMNVIFAAQKQSILIDACVLDSDSGLLQQACDITGGLYLKIPQKIALAQYLLWVFLPDSDQRSQLVLPPPVHVDYRAACFCHRNLIEIGYVCSVCLSIFCNFSPICTTCETAFKIPLPQVVKSKKKKLKPST is encoded by the exons ATGGTGATGGCGTCGG AGGATGAAGTAAGTCTTCTGGTCATTGTTGTGGATGTCAATCCCATATGGTGGGGTCAGCAAGCTAATCGAGAACCTCAG TTCACCCTTTCCAAGTGTCTGGATGCCGTCATGGTGATGGGAAACTCCCACCTGGTCATGACTAGGACCAACAAGCTGGCCATAATTGCCAGCCATTgtcaggaaag TCATTTTCTGTATCCTTGTAAGCTCTGGAAATCTGGAGATGGTCATGGGGATGACAATGCATCAACAAGTGGGGATGGCAAGTATGAGCTATTGTCAGTTGCCAATGACTTCATTGCAGAAGAGATCAAGAATCTCATGTCAAGAA CTGAAGTGAAGGGAAACCAGACAGACACACTATTGGCGGGATCACTTGCTAAAGCTCTCTGCT ATATCCATAGAGTCGCAAAGGAGCTGGAAG CCGGACAAGAAATGAAGTCAAGGATATTG GTCGTTAAAGCAGCGGAAGACTGTGCCTTGCAATACATGAACTTCATGAATGTGATCTTCGCTGCCCAGAAGCAG AGCATCCTAATAGACGCCTGTGTGTTAGACTCGGACTCAGGTCTCCTCCAACAG GCCTGTGACATAACTGGAGGATTGTACTTGAAGATACCACAGAAGATTGCCTTGGCACAGTATCTTCTG TGGGTATTCCTGCCAGACTCTGACCAACGCTCCCAACTGGTGCTGCCACCTCCTGTACATGTGGATTACAGAGCAGCATGCTTTTGCCACAGAAACCTCATTGAGATTGGTTATGTCTGCTCAGTGTGTTTGTCAA TATTCTGCAACTTCAGTCCCATCTGCACAACATGCGA GACTGCCTTCAAAATTCCGttgccccaggtggtgaagtcAAAGAAGAAGAAACTCAAGCCATCAACGTGA